One genomic segment of Sorex araneus isolate mSorAra2 chromosome X, mSorAra2.pri, whole genome shotgun sequence includes these proteins:
- the TNFSF18 gene encoding tumor necrosis factor ligand superfamily member 18 encodes MPVDDRSHQGHRTAGRQWLVYFLLSVAGVLSLFCCFFELGKTFFPLKPASKSCVAKFGPLPSKWKLSSCESPCMNYTDDWKLRILQDGLYLVYAQVAPNTTCQDLAPYEVRLLKNQDIIHVITDKSKIEYVGRSFEFRAEDTIKLIFNSEHQVLKNNSYLGIFLIDHLKFTS; translated from the exons ATGCCTGTAGACGACAGAAGTCATCAGGGACACAGGACGGCCGGGAGGCAGTGGCTCGTCTACTTCCTCCTGTCGGTAGCCGGGGTCTTGTCCCTGTTCTGCTGCTTCTTTGAACTGGGCAAGACCTTTTTCCCGCTCAAG CCAGCCAGCAAGTCCTGTGTTGCTAAGTTTG GACCATTACCCTCCAAATGGAAACTGTCCTCCTGTGAATCTCCTTGCATGAATTATACCGATGACTGGAAGCTGAGGATACTTCAGGACGGGTTGTATTTGGTGTATGCCCAAGTGGCTCCTAATACAACCTGCCAGGACCTGGCTCCTTATGAGGTGCGGCTTCTAAAAAATCAAGACATCATACACGTGATAACGGACAAATCTAAAATCGAGTACGTAGGGAGGTCTTTTGAATTCCGTGCTGAAGATACCATAAAGTTGATATTCAACTCGGAACATCAAGTTCTGAAGAATAACAGCTACTTGGGCATCTTCTTAATAGATCATCTCAAATTCACCTCCTAA